A genomic stretch from Candidatus Kapaibacterium thiocyanatum includes:
- a CDS encoding dicarboxylate/amino acid:cation symporter has product MPMMTHDTSPKPWWHLSLTKQILIGLVVGGLIGHFAPEFGTSLSWLRDIFLHMIKSIIAPLVFATVVAGIAGGGDVKKIGRLGVKSLLYFEIITTVALFLGLLVVNVIQPGAGVVLQGDAGILGTVGQTHPKTLIETLVHIFPSSIIEAMVKGDVLQIVVFSVLFGLGVSASGDRGRPIVQWCESLASVMFKFTGYVMMYAPIGVGAAMAATIGHQGVEVLKNLGMLIASLYIALLVFVVIVLGFVMRIARIPVKQFIRAVREPFTIAFVTTSSESALPKAMENMEQFGVPKRIVGFVMPTGYSFNLDGTTLYLAMASVFIAQAVAGTVPGFTFGIDQQIAMMITLMITSKGVAAVPRASLVILLACVNSFLPAPYGAIGVAMIFGVDEIMDMARSSVNLLGNCLAAAVMARWEGVFDEEKARAFGEITA; this is encoded by the coding sequence ATGCCCATGATGACACACGATACTTCGCCCAAGCCCTGGTGGCACCTTTCACTCACGAAACAGATCCTGATCGGCCTCGTCGTCGGCGGACTCATCGGCCACTTCGCCCCTGAATTCGGCACCAGCCTGTCCTGGTTGCGTGACATCTTCCTGCATATGATCAAGTCCATCATCGCACCGCTGGTCTTCGCCACGGTCGTGGCAGGAATCGCAGGCGGAGGAGATGTAAAGAAGATCGGCAGGCTCGGCGTGAAGTCGTTGCTCTACTTCGAGATCATCACCACCGTCGCTCTTTTCCTGGGTCTGCTCGTCGTCAACGTCATCCAGCCCGGCGCGGGCGTCGTTCTCCAGGGGGATGCCGGAATATTGGGAACGGTCGGACAGACGCATCCGAAGACGCTGATCGAAACGCTGGTCCACATCTTCCCATCGAGCATCATCGAAGCCATGGTCAAGGGTGACGTCCTGCAGATCGTCGTCTTCTCCGTGCTCTTCGGTCTTGGTGTTTCGGCCAGTGGCGACAGGGGCAGACCCATCGTGCAGTGGTGTGAAAGTCTGGCCTCGGTGATGTTCAAGTTCACCGGCTACGTCATGATGTATGCGCCCATCGGCGTGGGTGCGGCGATGGCGGCGACCATCGGCCATCAGGGTGTGGAAGTCCTGAAGAATCTGGGCATGCTCATCGCTTCGCTCTATATCGCCCTGCTCGTCTTCGTCGTCATCGTTCTCGGCTTCGTCATGCGCATCGCCCGCATTCCGGTGAAGCAGTTCATCCGCGCCGTACGCGAACCGTTCACCATTGCCTTCGTCACGACGTCGAGCGAATCCGCCCTGCCGAAGGCAATGGAAAACATGGAGCAGTTCGGTGTTCCGAAGCGCATCGTCGGCTTCGTGATGCCGACGGGATACAGTTTCAATCTCGATGGCACGACGCTCTATCTCGCCATGGCCAGCGTCTTCATCGCCCAGGCCGTAGCGGGCACCGTACCTGGCTTCACCTTCGGTATCGATCAGCAGATCGCGATGATGATCACCCTGATGATCACGTCGAAGGGCGTAGCCGCTGTGCCGCGCGCTTCGCTCGTCATCCTTCTCGCCTGCGTCAATTCCTTCCTTCCCGCGCCCTACGGAGCCATCGGCGTAGCCATGATCTTCGGTGTCGACGAGATCATGGACATGGCCCGGTCGAGCGTCAACCTGCTCGGCAACTGCCTGGCCGCGGCCGTCATGGCACGATGGGAAGGTGTCTTCGACGAAGAGAAGGCCCGCGCCTTCGGCGAAATCACCGCTTGA